AGGTAAGCTTTGGAGTTTTTCATTCCAGCAGCATCAAGGAACCTTGAAGAGACCAGTGGAGAGAACAGCGGCTTAGATGGATTGAGAAATAAAAATATATGAATAACAATTGTGTAACTTCTTCACATGTCCAGTTACCATCTTAGGTTGATTCCTGGTGTGGTAGTCTCAGTGATGAGACCCATGTATATGTATACATGTGCTTCCCCAGAAAGCATAGCGTACACTGTAGACATAAGTGACAGCATGTGGTGGACAACCTAAAAGTAAGCAACAGACAGAAAATGCAGTTTAGAAGAGTCAGATGAGAGTTGCAGGTCAAGGTTATATATTCATTTCACTTACATATTCCATTCCACCGAGGGAAGGGTAAAACCAATATATCATGGCAATGTCTGTGATGAAGTAACCAATAGAGACCTGACAAACATGAGATTCAGGTCACAACGAGTCTCAGTGAACAAAAGAAACATATGTCAAACACGAAGCTTTTTGTGCATTGTCACAACAAGGCAACATGGAGTAACAGCGTACACATACCCCTAATGTAAAGCTGGAGAGGCTTGAACTTCTAGATGTTACTGGTCCATCCAGGTTATCAGAGAATAAACCCGAGAAGAAGACAAGGTATACTGACATAACTGTAATGAATATCGCATGGACAGTGGACATGCCCCTGTAATAGAAAAAGGTCATAAACAACTTATATCGAACTGAGAAGGTAGTATGAAATTAATTAAGTTACAAAATATATCTCACCTGTTGTTCCATTCAACTTTTTGCATTTTCGTCAGAGAAGCATAACCTTTGTAGTGAAATGAACTGATAAAGCGCGTGAAATCATAGGCCTGAGCtagcaaaagaaaatgatagtcaATACAACGTTACGATGATCAGAGTCCTGGAACGAGAGATGCATTCAGAACATTCTATAATAAATATGTCCTCTGTCTCAAAAAGGATGTCAcatatttgtctaaatttggatgtattagatgcatccaaatttagacaaatctacaACATCCTTTTCGAGAAGGAGggagtagcattttccaattcataTGTTGAAGTTAAGGCCCACAGAAAGCTTAGTATGTCCAAACTACATGAACAGATCAAACAAGTGTAGCATATTTTTTGCCGCAATCAATGTGCGATACTAAAAGAAAACATGCTCGAAAGGTAGAGTAGTAGAGTGATCGTAAGGCTTAACATAGGAAGTGGGAAAGGGCGAATGACAGTACCAACTTGCACATGAGTATTCCCACAAGCACAGCAGCGTACGGAACATACGAATCGGCTAGCAGGTAGTCCTTGACAAGCAGCTCTGCCTTGTACTTATAGGCCATGACTGGATCCACAGGCACATCCATAGCGAGAGCTCGATAACCTAACAAAGAAACGAAATAGAGATATATAAGTGGCAACAATAACAAAGAGAAGATGCTGAGCAGTTATAGGATTAATTAGCATGCCATGGTATCTAGGGTCATAGCTGTCGCAATTATCTTCCACGAGGTACAATAAACAGCTGCTCACCACATTTGTGCAGTTCACTAATCACAACGATTTTACAGGCCAAATAAATCACTATAAAATTGCAAGAGTTTGCCAAGACAGAAGAGAAAATATGTGACTACATTAGAAGTACAGACAGCTATAGTGGAAGAGTTTCAGAGAAACAACATGATGCAGTGATGCTCTTGCTGAACATCAGCGTTTAGATTTCCTTCGTCCAACAAAAGAAGAAGGTACAAAAAAGTTCCAATGACTGGACTACTGCGATTAGGGGAAAACTAACTTAATTCCATCGAACGCGATAAGAGTCAACAAACACCCGACCCGATTGGGAGCTAACGCGTACATCAGTTTCTCTCTAAAAAAAGGTAAAAGTAAAGGAATCCCAGTGACCTAACCACTCCAATTGGGGGAAAACTGACCTTATAAACTAGTAGAAATAGAAAAGCAGGTAGTACAATATTCCACCCAACGCGACAACAGTCAACACACAAACAGACCCACTGCTTGTAGATTGGGAGCTAACAACGCGTACTAGAAAACAGAGCTATAACTGGATGAAACCCCAACAACACCGCTCCGCAGCATAAAGGCTCCAAATCCACCCCGGAAAATCGGCCCCAGGCCGCCAAGATCGGGCCTTTCGTCACTTATCAAGCCTATCTCCACAGATTACGCGAAACCGGAGCCTCCAATCTTCCGGGAACACGAGCCAGAAAAGAAGCGGAGAAAGTGTTCTTTACCTGCGCGCGCGCGGGGAGGGGACGGGAGGTCGCGGGGGTCgtgtggctgctgctgctgccgcgaaGCCTGGGACGGGGTTGGACTGGTGTGGAAGCGAGCGCACTGGATTGGGTGGAGGCCGCAGATTCTTTCCCTTGGCTGTTACTTCTGTCCAAGTTCTTGGCTTGCTGCTATTGGAGAAGAGGCCCCGTGCCGAGGAGAAAACGGA
This Lolium perenne isolate Kyuss_39 chromosome 1, Kyuss_2.0, whole genome shotgun sequence DNA region includes the following protein-coding sequences:
- the LOC127327216 gene encoding uncharacterized protein, whose amino-acid sequence is MDVPVDPVMAYKYKAELLVKDYLLADSYVPYAAVLVGILMCKLAYDFTRFISSFHYKGYASLTKMQKVEWNNRGMSTVHAIFITVMSVYLVFFSGLFSDNLDGPVTSRSSSLSSFTLGVSIGYFITDIAMIYWFYPSLGGMEYVVHHMLSLMSTVYAMLSGEAHVYIYMGLITETTTPGINLRWFLDAAGMKNSKAYLVNGAAMVVTWLVARIILFMYLFYHMFVHYDQIKQMDTFGYFLVLIAPSIIFVMNLLWFSKILRGLKKTMAKRH